The following are encoded in a window of Maridesulfovibrio ferrireducens genomic DNA:
- a CDS encoding glucose-6-phosphate isomerase: MATNIIDWTDSWQDKLDIKSKYASADAISARFSKEVAEGKLPFCSMPYMAELLYDLEGLEDYVKGFDHMLLLGIGGSVLGARALQKAFFSEQDEPCHKGPWFWIGDNVCAKTLESYLEKLPLEKTLVAVVSKSGGTIETISQYFLIRKKMQKKLGEKWNRNFLFVTDKKSGFLREQADELSIRTLEVPDNLGGRYSVLSAVGLLPAMFMGIDYRSLVEGASAVLSSLASSTLDAETLLNHPSYKIACWNATLMEKGYNELIFFSYIPQWACFGQWFAQLWAESLGKEGKGSQPIPAVGATDQHSVNQMFLDGPRNKGCLFLTCDSLPHGEKFLEDIPDKFSYIKGKSFGDLIHAEGLGTKMALSANDVPLVEFKMAEASEESAGRLMGVLMAATIFTGWMMGINPIDQPAVELGKRLAKARLGADGLQEEKNDLEAFLSTKREEQIF, from the coding sequence ATGGCAACGAACATTATTGACTGGACTGACAGTTGGCAGGATAAGCTTGATATAAAATCAAAGTATGCTTCTGCGGATGCAATTTCCGCCAGATTCAGCAAAGAAGTTGCCGAAGGTAAATTACCATTCTGTTCCATGCCATACATGGCGGAACTTTTATACGATCTTGAAGGTCTTGAGGACTATGTTAAAGGCTTTGATCACATGCTGCTGCTCGGAATCGGCGGTTCCGTCCTCGGAGCAAGAGCATTGCAGAAAGCTTTTTTCTCAGAGCAGGATGAGCCCTGTCACAAAGGCCCCTGGTTTTGGATAGGTGATAACGTCTGCGCCAAGACCCTTGAATCTTATCTTGAAAAACTCCCTCTTGAAAAAACTCTCGTTGCAGTTGTTTCCAAATCTGGTGGAACAATTGAAACTATCAGTCAATATTTTCTAATCCGTAAAAAGATGCAGAAGAAGCTGGGTGAGAAATGGAATCGTAATTTTTTGTTTGTAACAGACAAGAAAAGCGGTTTTCTTCGTGAACAGGCTGATGAGCTTTCTATTCGTACTTTAGAAGTTCCTGACAATCTTGGCGGAAGGTATTCTGTCCTTTCTGCTGTAGGCTTACTTCCGGCTATGTTTATGGGAATTGATTATCGCTCGCTGGTGGAAGGAGCTTCCGCTGTATTGTCTTCGCTTGCATCTTCCACTCTTGATGCTGAGACACTTCTTAATCACCCATCATATAAAATAGCCTGCTGGAATGCCACGCTGATGGAAAAAGGTTACAATGAGCTGATATTTTTCTCTTATATCCCTCAGTGGGCCTGTTTCGGGCAATGGTTTGCACAGCTATGGGCTGAAAGTTTAGGCAAGGAAGGTAAAGGCAGTCAGCCTATTCCGGCAGTCGGTGCAACTGATCAGCATTCCGTTAATCAGATGTTTTTAGACGGGCCGCGGAACAAGGGGTGTTTGTTTTTAACTTGTGATTCTCTTCCTCACGGAGAAAAGTTCCTTGAGGATATCCCGGATAAATTTTCATATATCAAAGGAAAAAGTTTTGGAGATCTGATTCACGCTGAAGGGCTCGGAACAAAAATGGCCCTGTCGGCCAACGATGTTCCTTTGGTAGAATTTAAGATGGCTGAGGCTTCCGAAGAATCAGCCGGACGATTGATGGGGGTTCTTATGGCGGCAACCATTTTCACAGGCTGGATGATGGGTATTAATCCGATTGATCAGCCGGCTGTTGAACTTGGAAAGCGTCTTGCCAAAGCTCGTTTAGGAGCAGATGGATTGCAGGAAGAAAAAAACGATCTGGAAGCTTTTTTGAGCACCAAACGCGAAGAACAGATTTTTTAA
- the ftsE gene encoding cell division ATP-binding protein FtsE, translating into MIRLNRLSYSFGSNWALKDISLHVDKGEFIFLTGHSGAGKTTLMRLLYGALPVTRGQASVAGYDLHNIKRKHIPNLRRELGVVFQDFKILPNRSVYENVALALTVRSMPKSIIDKRVRAIIRALGLESKTYSNCHKLSGGEQQRVAIARSMVVNPKLILADEPTGNLDFELSMHLMDVFKQFHTHGTTIIMATHSREILRTVPDAKIIHLEDGQICEPPDYILSELNL; encoded by the coding sequence ATGATCCGACTTAATCGCCTGTCGTACAGCTTCGGCTCAAACTGGGCACTCAAAGATATCTCTCTGCATGTTGATAAGGGAGAATTCATATTCCTCACCGGACATTCCGGGGCAGGCAAGACTACACTTATGCGTCTGCTTTATGGAGCTCTGCCGGTAACAAGAGGACAGGCAAGCGTAGCAGGATATGACCTTCATAATATAAAACGTAAACATATTCCAAATCTGAGGCGTGAACTCGGAGTGGTTTTTCAGGATTTTAAAATTTTACCGAACCGCTCAGTTTATGAAAATGTGGCTCTGGCGCTTACAGTCAGAAGTATGCCCAAATCCATAATTGATAAAAGAGTAAGGGCTATCATACGCGCTCTGGGTCTCGAAAGTAAAACCTATTCCAATTGCCACAAACTTTCCGGCGGTGAACAGCAACGTGTGGCAATAGCAAGATCAATGGTAGTTAATCCCAAACTGATCCTTGCAGATGAACCCACAGGCAATCTAGATTTTGAACTTTCCATGCACCTGATGGATGTGTTCAAGCAATTTCACACCCACGGAACAACCATAATAATGGCCACTCACAGCCGTGAAATACTCCGCACAGTGCCGGATGCAAAAATTATTCACCTTGAAGACGGGCAGATATGTGAGCCTCCGGATTATATCCTTTCGGAGTTAAACCTATGA
- a CDS encoding sigma-54-dependent transcriptional regulator has product MATNILILDDEQNYLLILEAMLSDEGYNITALSDPETGLAFLDESEVDLVITDMKMPKLTGRDVLEHVKKNFSHIPVIIMTAFGSIESAVEAMKIGAFDYITKPFANEELMLSVTKAAQFAKTQRENRMLREQIKDRYSPNNIIGRSKPMLQVFEMIQKAAPGNSTVLITGESGTGKELVAQALHQSSPRCDNPFISVNCMALSAGVLESELFGHEKGSFTGAVALRRGRFEMADKGTLFLDEIGELSHDMQVKLLRVLQEKTIERVGGVESIKINIRIVAATNKNLKEAVENGTFREDLYYRLNVVSIELPPLRERREDIPFMIDHFLAKYSAENDKKFEGFSPAAMDYMSAYEWPGNVRQLQNVIERCVVLTSGTVINTDDLPAEIKDEEAQFKSAVDLLPTKINLAQALDKIEATLVRRALVQSNFVKVDAAEMLGLSKSLLQYKLKKYSISGK; this is encoded by the coding sequence ATGGCTACTAACATTTTGATATTGGACGATGAACAAAATTACCTCCTCATTCTTGAAGCTATGCTTTCCGATGAGGGATATAATATTACTGCGCTTTCAGACCCCGAAACAGGTCTGGCTTTTCTCGATGAATCAGAAGTGGATCTGGTTATAACCGATATGAAGATGCCGAAGCTCACCGGACGCGATGTACTTGAGCATGTTAAAAAGAATTTTTCTCATATTCCTGTGATAATTATGACTGCGTTTGGTTCAATTGAGTCAGCAGTTGAAGCTATGAAAATAGGGGCATTTGATTATATTACCAAGCCTTTTGCCAATGAAGAGCTGATGCTCTCAGTAACAAAGGCCGCCCAGTTCGCGAAAACGCAGCGTGAAAACAGAATGCTTCGCGAACAGATTAAAGATCGCTACTCTCCGAATAATATAATTGGTCGTTCAAAGCCGATGCTTCAGGTTTTTGAGATGATTCAAAAAGCTGCTCCGGGCAATTCGACAGTTCTTATTACAGGAGAATCCGGTACCGGTAAGGAATTGGTAGCTCAGGCTCTACATCAGTCCTCTCCGCGTTGTGATAATCCTTTTATCTCAGTAAACTGCATGGCTCTTAGTGCTGGGGTGCTCGAAAGTGAGCTTTTCGGTCATGAAAAGGGGTCTTTCACCGGTGCTGTAGCTCTTAGGCGCGGACGTTTTGAAATGGCGGACAAGGGAACACTGTTTCTTGATGAGATAGGCGAACTTTCTCATGACATGCAGGTTAAGCTTTTAAGAGTATTGCAGGAAAAAACAATTGAACGGGTAGGCGGAGTTGAGTCTATAAAAATAAATATCCGAATTGTTGCTGCGACTAATAAAAATTTAAAGGAAGCTGTTGAGAATGGAACTTTCCGCGAAGATCTTTATTACAGACTTAATGTTGTGAGTATTGAACTTCCTCCGCTTCGTGAGCGCAGAGAAGATATTCCTTTTATGATTGATCATTTTTTAGCTAAGTATTCAGCGGAGAATGATAAAAAGTTTGAAGGATTTTCACCTGCTGCGATGGATTACATGTCCGCTTATGAGTGGCCGGGAAATGTTCGTCAGCTTCAAAACGTTATTGAGCGCTGCGTTGTTCTTACTTCCGGAACGGTTATCAATACGGATGATCTTCCCGCTGAAATTAAAGACGAAGAAGCACAGTTTAAAAGTGCTGTCGATTTGTTACCTACCAAAATCAATCTGGCTCAGGCTTTAGATAAAATTGAGGCAACTCTTGTTCGCAGAGCTTTGGTGCAAAGTAATTTTGTGAAGGTTGATGCCGCTGAAATGTTGGGACTTTCTAAAAGCCTGCTTCAGTATAAGCTGAAAAAATATAGTATCAGCGGGAAATAG
- a CDS encoding glutamine synthetase family protein produces MDAPIFNCKNADDVLKAVRDYNISFVQFWFVDILGTLKSFQITPKELESAFEEGMGFDGSSILGFTRIEESDMIALPDPKTFQICSWRPSQRPVARMFCDIQNPDGTPYEGDSRWVLKKTLNKAADKGYTFYVGPELEFFLFANEKGTQIIDKGGYFDAPPLDLGNDIRRDIIFSLEEMGYDVEYSHHEVAPSQHEIDLRYSECMRMADTAMTYRVIVKKVARKHGIYATFMPKPMYGVNGSGMHVHQSLFKNGRNVFFDPNDEYHLSPEGKSYIAGILKHCPEFTCVTNQWVNSYKRLVPGYEAPVYVAWARKNRSTLVRVPMYKPGKECATRMELRSPDPAANPYLCFAVMLAAGLKGIEEEYKLPDPIEENVFAMDAPTLEEHGITALPGNLYEAAVAMKKSELVKECLGEHIHTNLYKNKIKEWDAYRTQITEYELKTYLPVL; encoded by the coding sequence ATGGATGCGCCTATCTTTAATTGCAAAAATGCAGATGATGTTCTTAAAGCTGTACGAGACTACAATATCAGCTTTGTTCAGTTCTGGTTTGTAGACATTCTCGGAACACTGAAAAGCTTTCAGATCACTCCTAAAGAACTAGAATCAGCATTTGAGGAAGGAATGGGATTTGACGGCTCCTCCATTCTTGGGTTCACCAGAATCGAAGAATCAGACATGATCGCATTGCCTGACCCTAAAACTTTCCAAATATGTTCATGGAGACCATCCCAACGCCCTGTCGCCCGCATGTTCTGCGACATTCAAAACCCCGACGGAACTCCTTACGAAGGAGACAGCAGATGGGTACTCAAAAAAACCCTCAATAAAGCCGCTGACAAAGGATACACATTCTATGTCGGACCAGAGCTGGAATTTTTCTTATTCGCTAATGAAAAGGGTACCCAAATAATCGATAAGGGTGGTTATTTTGATGCCCCCCCTCTTGATCTTGGTAATGATATCCGCCGCGATATCATCTTTTCTCTCGAAGAGATGGGATATGATGTCGAATACAGTCATCATGAAGTAGCTCCGAGCCAGCATGAAATTGATCTTCGCTATTCTGAATGTATGAGAATGGCCGACACCGCCATGACTTACCGTGTAATCGTTAAAAAAGTCGCCCGCAAACACGGTATCTACGCGACCTTTATGCCGAAACCTATGTATGGCGTTAACGGTTCCGGTATGCACGTTCACCAATCTCTGTTTAAAAACGGAAGAAATGTATTTTTTGATCCCAATGATGAATACCATCTCAGCCCTGAAGGAAAAAGCTACATTGCAGGAATTTTAAAGCATTGTCCGGAATTCACCTGCGTGACGAATCAGTGGGTAAACTCCTACAAACGCCTTGTTCCGGGTTATGAAGCGCCAGTATACGTAGCATGGGCCAGAAAAAACCGCTCTACGCTTGTACGCGTTCCTATGTATAAACCGGGTAAAGAATGCGCGACCAGAATGGAACTGCGTTCTCCTGATCCGGCAGCAAATCCGTATCTCTGTTTTGCTGTTATGCTCGCTGCCGGCCTTAAAGGAATAGAAGAAGAGTACAAACTTCCGGACCCCATTGAAGAAAACGTCTTCGCAATGGATGCTCCAACTCTTGAAGAACACGGAATAACGGCTCTTCCCGGCAACTTGTATGAAGCTGCTGTGGCTATGAAAAAGAGTGAACTGGTCAAAGAATGTCTCGGCGAACACATTCATACCAATTTATACAAAAATAAAATTAAAGAATGGGATGCCTACAGGACTCAAATCACTGAGTACGAACTCAAAACATACCTGCCCGTTCTTTAA
- a CDS encoding sensor histidine kinase, translating to MNSKPKDPQMQSFQLVKLLSWTLLVVIVASSLGLSVFLAKHADETLLEKHKEFALLQAENLNHQIYRRFILPTIIGYGKIGLKNEEQMDRLDQVIRSTVHSYKVSEVRIYDPSLIISYSLNKENIGKEDLGGEVITSVLESGKPKYEFISKKSAIGAIFDFNMRPGTMLLKIVYPLRSEQSLNIEENIIMGALVLTQDITEDYQSVINFERLILFTSCCSALILFATIMMIIKRADIINAQRMKDRQAFERELNQSEKLASIGRMVSGVAHEIRNPLGIISSSSELLLKRMKDVDPMNTRILSAIHEECKRLSRTVSDFLDYARPRKLTFVLIDTSDLLDKIATFLEPKCHESGIEIKLEYVHGHKICADEDLLYRAFYNLVGNAVQAIEKDGSIRISINEVADGLSIVFSDTGPGFNADIVDKVKDPFFTTKDSGTGLGLAIVSNIVENHEGRLTVGNNPEGGARIEVFLSAKHDC from the coding sequence TTGAATTCCAAACCTAAAGATCCGCAGATGCAGTCTTTTCAGCTGGTTAAATTACTATCATGGACTTTGCTGGTAGTTATTGTAGCAAGCAGCTTGGGCCTTTCTGTTTTTCTTGCGAAGCATGCAGATGAAACCCTTCTGGAAAAGCATAAGGAATTTGCACTGTTACAGGCTGAAAACCTTAATCATCAGATATATAGGCGTTTTATTCTGCCGACGATCATCGGTTATGGTAAAATCGGGTTAAAAAACGAAGAACAGATGGACCGTCTGGATCAGGTAATTCGTTCTACTGTTCATAGTTATAAAGTCAGTGAAGTGCGTATTTATGATCCCAGCCTTATTATTTCGTATTCATTGAATAAAGAGAATATAGGGAAAGAAGATTTAGGCGGTGAAGTTATTACCTCCGTTCTTGAAAGCGGTAAGCCGAAATATGAATTTATAAGTAAAAAGTCTGCGATAGGCGCGATTTTTGATTTTAATATGCGTCCGGGAACAATGCTTTTGAAGATAGTTTATCCTCTGCGTTCAGAACAGAGTTTGAATATTGAAGAAAATATCATTATGGGAGCCTTGGTCCTTACTCAAGATATTACTGAGGATTACCAGTCAGTTATAAATTTTGAGAGGCTGATACTCTTTACATCGTGTTGTTCAGCGTTGATTTTATTTGCTACCATCATGATGATTATCAAGCGTGCAGATATCATTAATGCACAGCGGATGAAAGACAGGCAGGCCTTTGAAAGGGAACTGAATCAAAGTGAAAAGCTTGCAAGTATAGGGCGTATGGTTTCGGGCGTTGCGCATGAAATTCGTAATCCTTTAGGAATAATAAGTTCCAGTTCAGAACTGCTTCTTAAAAGAATGAAAGATGTCGATCCGATGAATACGAGAATTCTTTCGGCTATTCATGAAGAGTGTAAAAGGCTCAGCCGTACTGTTAGCGATTTTCTTGATTACGCAAGACCTCGTAAACTAACGTTTGTTTTAATTGATACCTCTGATTTACTTGATAAAATAGCTACTTTTCTAGAACCGAAATGTCACGAAAGCGGTATTGAGATTAAGCTTGAATATGTGCATGGTCATAAAATATGTGCTGATGAGGATTTACTTTATCGTGCTTTTTACAATCTTGTCGGGAATGCTGTGCAGGCCATAGAGAAGGACGGCAGTATACGTATTTCTATCAATGAAGTTGCAGATGGTTTATCAATTGTTTTTTCAGACACAGGACCGGGTTTTAACGCTGATATAGTTGATAAAGTTAAAGATCCTTTCTTTACAACTAAAGACAGCGGAACGGGCCTCGGGCTTGCCATTGTAAGTAATATTGTGGAAAACCATGAGGGAAGATTAACTGTAGGGAATAATCCTGAAGGCGGCGCGCGGATAGAAGTCTTTTTATCTGCAAAACATGATTGCTAG
- a CDS encoding pyridoxal phosphate-dependent aminotransferase, with protein sequence MKISERLMRAKPSATLAVNAKAQELRAQGKEIVSLAVGEPDFQTPQHVCDAMKKAVDEGFTRYTPVPGIPELRTAVAGYYKRFYDVTAKAENTIISNGGKHSLYNLFMALIDPGDEVLIPAPYWVSYPPMVELAEGKPVIVPTTAESGFLAQVKDLEAACTPRTKVLVLNTPSNPTGGHYPQDHLTEIAEWARKKGIFIISDEVYDRLVYKPATYSTLSNFWEKYPEDVAIVGALSKSFCMTGWRVGTSLAHPDLVKAMIKIQGQSTSNVNSMTQKAAVAAFEGPWDLIDKMTVAFQRRRDLAYDIISSWPGVICPKPDGAFYLFPVLNTFFDEETPDSASMCTKILEEAGIALVPGSAFGDDRCIRFSYALDDEVLKTSLEKVGKVLMKK encoded by the coding sequence ATGAAAATTTCTGAAAGACTTATGAGAGCAAAGCCGTCCGCAACTTTGGCGGTCAATGCAAAAGCACAGGAACTGCGCGCACAGGGCAAAGAAATTGTCAGCCTTGCGGTTGGCGAACCTGATTTTCAGACTCCACAACATGTTTGTGATGCTATGAAAAAAGCTGTCGATGAAGGTTTCACCCGTTATACCCCGGTTCCCGGAATTCCTGAACTGCGCACAGCTGTTGCCGGTTACTACAAAAGATTTTACGATGTTACAGCCAAAGCAGAAAACACAATCATCAGTAATGGCGGGAAACATTCACTTTACAATCTGTTCATGGCTCTGATTGATCCAGGCGATGAAGTTCTTATTCCTGCTCCTTATTGGGTTAGTTATCCTCCGATGGTTGAACTTGCAGAAGGCAAACCAGTAATTGTTCCGACAACGGCTGAATCCGGTTTTCTTGCTCAGGTTAAAGATTTGGAAGCGGCTTGTACTCCTAGAACAAAAGTTCTTGTTTTAAACACTCCTTCCAATCCGACAGGCGGACATTACCCTCAGGATCATCTTACTGAAATTGCTGAATGGGCTAGAAAGAAAGGAATTTTCATTATTTCAGATGAAGTTTACGATAGACTTGTTTACAAACCTGCGACTTATTCTACACTTTCTAATTTCTGGGAAAAGTATCCTGAAGACGTAGCTATTGTCGGCGCATTGTCCAAAAGTTTTTGCATGACAGGATGGCGCGTTGGAACTTCTCTTGCTCATCCTGACTTAGTTAAAGCAATGATTAAGATTCAGGGACAGTCCACTTCGAATGTTAATTCCATGACACAGAAAGCCGCGGTAGCAGCATTCGAAGGTCCTTGGGACTTGATTGATAAAATGACTGTTGCCTTCCAGAGACGCAGAGATCTTGCTTATGATATTATTTCTTCATGGCCCGGAGTTATTTGTCCTAAACCTGATGGAGCATTTTATCTGTTCCCCGTTTTGAATACTTTCTTCGACGAAGAAACACCTGATTCCGCTTCCATGTGTACTAAAATTCTGGAAGAAGCAGGCATTGCCTTAGTTCCCGGTTCCGCTTTCGGCGATGACCGTTGTATTCGTTTTTCTTATGCTCTTGATGATGAGGTTCTCAAAACTTCATTGGAAAAAGTCGGGAAAGTGTTGATGAAAAAATAA
- a CDS encoding helix-turn-helix domain-containing protein has translation MGTDTLTHKDLAATTGVSVTTIKSYRKKFPEFFLIAGHGKPLRFKKGADKLCLRIKELFEKSLSTKQIRGKLLIEFESVKENQHLSVTTESKNNSSLELEKLTRITMQMMNGMAGLVTAQAKAEHRLGKIEKGLFKLIEKHDSNNSDNEHLISEIKNIFSSATGLPQSERVTAKKLITIKKDHGDSSSYTLESDSSQIYPENDFLELPVVIHSENGDFLGMPGKPGQPFTLTELVELVTTKKALNSNKIWRKEGREWILSFKSPTGPLHELFFQRTKTPKGNIVSFFNRLDINSESKDQTFLLSFFREVRDLIDET, from the coding sequence ATGGGCACAGACACACTCACACACAAAGATCTCGCCGCGACCACAGGCGTATCTGTCACCACAATTAAAAGCTATCGTAAAAAATTCCCTGAATTCTTCCTGATTGCCGGACACGGTAAACCTCTGCGGTTCAAAAAAGGCGCAGACAAACTTTGTTTGCGGATAAAAGAGCTGTTTGAGAAAAGCCTATCGACAAAGCAGATACGCGGTAAACTTCTTATTGAATTTGAGTCAGTTAAAGAAAATCAACACTTATCGGTAACCACAGAATCAAAGAACAATTCCAGTCTGGAATTAGAAAAACTGACCCGTATAACAATGCAAATGATGAATGGCATGGCAGGGCTTGTAACAGCTCAGGCTAAAGCCGAACATCGGCTTGGTAAAATTGAAAAAGGGTTATTTAAGCTTATAGAAAAACATGATTCTAATAATTCAGATAATGAACACTTAATCTCAGAGATTAAAAATATCTTTTCCTCTGCTACTGGATTGCCCCAATCCGAGAGAGTTACCGCCAAAAAACTTATTACTATTAAGAAGGATCATGGCGACTCCAGTTCGTACACTCTGGAATCAGACTCCAGTCAGATTTATCCTGAAAATGACTTCCTTGAACTTCCAGTTGTAATCCACTCTGAAAACGGTGATTTTCTGGGTATGCCGGGAAAACCCGGTCAGCCTTTTACACTTACAGAGCTGGTTGAACTCGTAACAACCAAAAAAGCTCTTAATTCTAATAAAATATGGCGCAAAGAGGGGCGTGAATGGATTCTTTCTTTTAAATCCCCGACAGGTCCACTCCACGAACTTTTTTTCCAACGCACAAAAACACCTAAAGGAAACATCGTTTCCTTCTTTAACCGGCTGGATATCAATTCCGAATCTAAAGACCAAACCTTCCTTCTTTCGTTCTTCCGTGAAGTTCGTGACCTGATTGATGAAACATAA
- a CDS encoding cell division protein FtsX — translation MIFLLFRLIGRGIRDLGLHPWANLFTLIAVTMVSLLAGLFMVTLHNVNQELLKSRGQVQIQLFWQAETSSDEYSKQWENLSKLEGLKEIRTFTPDEALKQLSEALSGTDDFSWMKEGNNPLQPTALLAFSVEPGVENEMWATDLLNQLKALPFVDKVHYNPLQIDLARGWINLTQSVIWPIIGFLGLVVALVVGNTIRLSLMTRKDEIEILSLVGAKQWFIRLPLLTGGALLGLLGSSIALGTLYGAQRFFEDALNFPPLFMKLTFLPPEQCGALIGAVTLIGMLSSFVAVRG, via the coding sequence ATGATTTTTCTTCTTTTCAGACTGATAGGCAGAGGGATACGGGACTTAGGACTTCATCCCTGGGCAAACCTTTTTACGCTTATCGCAGTCACAATGGTTTCTCTGCTTGCAGGACTTTTTATGGTCACCCTGCATAACGTAAATCAGGAATTACTGAAAAGCAGAGGACAAGTTCAAATCCAGCTTTTCTGGCAGGCTGAAACTTCTTCTGACGAATACAGCAAGCAATGGGAAAATCTCTCAAAACTTGAGGGATTAAAAGAAATTAGAACATTTACACCTGACGAAGCATTGAAACAGCTTTCCGAAGCCCTAAGCGGAACCGATGACTTTTCATGGATGAAAGAAGGTAATAATCCACTTCAACCAACCGCACTGCTGGCTTTTTCAGTTGAGCCGGGGGTTGAAAATGAAATGTGGGCAACCGATCTTCTCAACCAGCTTAAAGCTCTTCCTTTTGTTGATAAGGTTCATTACAATCCTTTGCAGATCGATTTAGCCAGAGGTTGGATCAACCTTACACAATCCGTAATATGGCCCATAATCGGATTTCTGGGACTAGTCGTTGCACTTGTAGTCGGTAACACCATCCGCCTCTCACTCATGACTCGTAAAGACGAGATAGAAATTCTTTCTTTAGTAGGCGCAAAACAATGGTTTATCCGTCTGCCCCTTCTTACCGGAGGAGCACTGCTCGGGTTATTGGGAAGTTCCATAGCACTCGGAACACTCTACGGTGCGCAAAGATTTTTCGAGGACGCCTTAAATTTTCCGCCGCTGTTTATGAAACTGACATTTCTGCCGCCTGAACAATGCGGAGCTCTCATCGGAGCTGTCACTCTGATCGGAATGCTGAGCAGTTTTGTCGCTGTACGCGGCTAA